In Lascolabacillus massiliensis, a single genomic region encodes these proteins:
- the menB gene encoding 1,4-dihydroxy-2-naphthoyl-CoA synthase — MTTRNWTKIKEYEDILFDFYNGIARITINRPRYRNAFTPTTTGEMSDALRICREMEEVSVVVLTGAGDKAFCSGGDQNVKGKGGYIGKDGVPRLNVLDVQKQIRSIPKPVIAMVNGYAIGGGHVLHVVCDLTIASENAIFGQTGPRVGSFDAGFGSSYLARIVGQKKAREIWFLCRQYSAQEALDMGLVNKVVPFDKLEDEVVEWAEAMMKHSPLALRMIKAGLNAELDGQAGIQELAGDATMLYYLTEEAQEGKQAFLEKRDPDFKKFPKLP; from the coding sequence ATGACAACAAGGAATTGGACAAAAATAAAGGAATATGAAGATATTCTGTTTGACTTTTACAACGGTATTGCCCGTATAACTATTAACCGTCCCAGATACCGTAATGCTTTTACTCCAACAACTACAGGGGAAATGAGTGATGCACTTCGCATTTGCCGCGAAATGGAAGAGGTTAGTGTTGTTGTTCTAACAGGTGCGGGCGACAAAGCATTTTGCTCCGGTGGGGATCAGAATGTGAAAGGCAAGGGAGGATATATTGGTAAAGATGGCGTTCCTCGCTTAAATGTTCTGGATGTTCAGAAACAGATAAGATCCATACCTAAACCGGTAATTGCAATGGTAAATGGATATGCAATTGGAGGAGGACATGTCTTGCATGTTGTATGTGATCTTACAATCGCTTCAGAAAATGCAATATTTGGTCAGACCGGCCCCAGAGTTGGAAGTTTCGATGCAGGTTTCGGATCATCCTATCTGGCACGTATTGTAGGTCAGAAGAAAGCCAGGGAAATTTGGTTCCTCTGTCGCCAGTACTCTGCACAGGAAGCCCTTGACATGGGTCTGGTAAACAAAGTTGTTCCTTTTGACAAACTTGAAGATGAGGTTGTTGAGTGGGCTGAAGCAATGATGAAGCACAGTCCCCTTGCACTACGTATGATAAAAGCAGGATTGAATGCAGAATTGGACGGACAAGCAGGAATTCAGGAACTAGCAGGTGATGCAACTATGCTCTATTACCTTACCGAAGAGGCTCAGGAAGGGAAACAGGCCTTTTTGGAGAAACGTGATCCTGATTTTAAGAAATTCCCTAAACTACCCTGA
- the menD gene encoding 2-succinyl-5-enolpyruvyl-6-hydroxy-3-cyclohexene-1-carboxylic-acid synthase: protein MYSDKKSVLELVALLKAHDITQVVLSPGSRNSPLIHSFANDADFTCYSIVDERSAGFFALGIIQATGKPAAVCCTSGTATLNLAPAVAEAYYQELPLLVLSADRPQEWIGQMDGQTIPQIAVFGKLVNCSVQLPVVRNSSDLWYCNRLINEAILNLDNRRKGPSHINIQLEEPLFNFNVESLPDTRVIRKSSQEFKISDQDNYRERFLSFDKKMIIVGQLPPDNNISGILNELSSEYNVVVLSDHLSNISDRENRAYEVLLRTSTEQEMLDLSPELLITIGGHTVSKRLKNFIRKAKVIEHWHISPSGEVIDTYMSVTDVITSDNETFLRHISGGTDASSISPVYKNLWKDRCSVFSEPDAEYSDLYATGLLLNSLPENVSLQLANSHSVYLAQLFNLPAGTKCFSNRGTNGIEGSLSTAVGYSAAVNSMTVLLTGDLSFFYDINGIWNRYISPNLRIMINNNGGGGIFDTLPGLNNSEALNDYITAAHNTSVKSWAEQQGFIYLSANNSDELQKQILKLLAPESKSPVILEVFTTIEKNSLEIKSYYQQQENSKL from the coding sequence ATGTATTCAGATAAAAAAAGTGTTTTGGAACTTGTTGCTTTATTAAAAGCACACGATATAACTCAGGTAGTGCTGTCTCCCGGTTCAAGAAACTCTCCACTAATTCATTCATTTGCAAATGATGCTGACTTTACTTGCTATAGCATTGTAGATGAACGTAGTGCCGGTTTTTTTGCACTGGGAATTATACAAGCTACAGGCAAACCAGCAGCTGTTTGCTGCACTTCTGGCACTGCTACTCTTAACCTGGCTCCTGCTGTAGCTGAAGCATATTATCAGGAGCTGCCTCTGCTTGTATTGAGTGCTGACAGGCCTCAGGAGTGGATAGGTCAGATGGATGGGCAGACAATACCTCAGATCGCTGTTTTTGGAAAATTGGTAAATTGTTCTGTGCAGCTGCCTGTTGTAAGAAACAGTAGTGACTTATGGTATTGCAACAGGTTGATTAATGAAGCTATTTTAAATCTGGATAACAGAAGAAAGGGTCCTTCACACATCAATATTCAGTTAGAAGAGCCACTATTTAATTTTAATGTAGAATCACTTCCGGATACAAGGGTGATTCGCAAGTCTTCTCAGGAGTTCAAAATATCAGATCAGGATAATTACAGAGAACGATTTTTGAGCTTTGACAAAAAGATGATAATTGTTGGACAGCTTCCTCCTGACAACAATATTTCGGGCATTCTTAATGAATTAAGCTCTGAGTATAATGTGGTTGTACTGTCAGATCATCTCTCAAATATTTCTGACAGGGAAAACAGAGCTTATGAAGTGTTGTTAAGGACATCTACTGAGCAGGAAATGCTTGATTTATCACCTGAACTTCTGATTACAATTGGAGGACATACGGTTTCCAAGAGATTGAAAAATTTTATTCGCAAAGCTAAGGTTATTGAGCATTGGCACATATCACCATCTGGAGAGGTTATAGACACATATATGAGTGTCACAGATGTTATTACAAGTGATAATGAAACATTCTTAAGACATATTTCAGGGGGAACAGATGCCTCATCAATATCCCCGGTATATAAGAATTTATGGAAAGATAGATGTTCTGTTTTTTCAGAACCGGATGCTGAATATTCAGATCTGTATGCAACAGGATTACTTCTGAACTCGCTGCCTGAAAATGTATCACTGCAGCTTGCAAACAGTCACTCCGTCTATCTGGCTCAACTATTTAATCTGCCTGCAGGTACTAAATGTTTCAGCAATCGTGGCACAAATGGAATTGAAGGTTCACTGTCAACAGCTGTTGGATATTCTGCAGCAGTTAACAGTATGACAGTATTGCTTACGGGTGACTTAAGCTTCTTTTATGATATTAATGGGATATGGAATCGTTATATATCTCCCAATTTAAGAATTATGATAAATAATAATGGTGGGGGTGGAATATTTGACACTCTGCCCGGATTAAATAATTCAGAAGCTTTAAATGATTATATTACTGCGGCCCACAACACATCTGTGAAAAGCTGGGCAGAGCAGCAAGGTTTTATATATTTATCAGCAAATAACTCAGATGAGTTACAAAAACAGATTTTAAAACTACTTGCTCCTGAGAGTAAATCTCCTGTAATTCTGGAGGTTTTTACTACTATTGAGAAGAACAGTTTAGAGATAAAATCATATTATCAACAACAGGAAAACAGTAAATTATGA
- a CDS encoding THUMP domain-containing class I SAM-dependent RNA methyltransferase has product MVENEQFPMIAKTLAELEDVLAEELIGLGADNVVIGTRMVSFTGDNALMYKANLHCRTALRILKPIYEFKAETADEVYEAIKQLNWENYLSLNSTFSIDAVVFSHIFNHSKFVAYRVKDAIADWFMERYEKRPSVSLTNPDVMLNIHVSHNKCTLSLDSSGESLHKRGYRIAQTEAPLSEVLAAGMILKSGWRGESAFIDPMCGSGTILIEAAMIALGIPPGIHRPSFAFEKWSDFDKDLFSEIYNDDSGNREMKYPIIGSDISSKAISIAEKNIRNAGLKNYIELSVRPLQQYTEAPAETGIIITNPPYGERIKVDELDELYSMIGERFKHVFAGYRAYILSYRKESFDAVGLKHSRRFFLYNGPLECEMREYEIFSGKRKELPKEKRDHSRQGRKDNYHNERNSREGYRRSRRSEKGEDEQGRTDFSSQRREGSHGREDKSVRENRPWREDRPKRENKTGRPGEGGRSFDARSKDKPGKSNGEKRGSFSGRSSRSDSGKSPRSFKPKKKD; this is encoded by the coding sequence ATGGTAGAGAACGAACAATTTCCCATGATAGCCAAAACTTTGGCAGAGCTTGAAGATGTATTGGCTGAAGAGTTGATCGGGTTAGGTGCAGATAACGTAGTGATAGGTACTCGCATGGTGTCATTTACAGGTGATAATGCCTTGATGTACAAGGCTAATCTGCATTGCCGTACAGCACTGCGTATATTGAAACCTATATATGAGTTTAAGGCAGAAACAGCTGATGAGGTGTATGAAGCAATTAAACAGCTTAACTGGGAAAATTACCTCTCACTCAACTCTACTTTCTCAATTGATGCAGTGGTCTTTTCTCATATCTTTAATCATTCAAAGTTTGTAGCATACAGGGTAAAGGATGCTATAGCCGACTGGTTCATGGAGAGATATGAAAAGCGGCCTTCAGTGAGTTTGACAAACCCGGATGTTATGCTGAATATACATGTATCACATAACAAATGTACACTTTCACTGGATAGCTCCGGAGAATCTCTGCATAAACGTGGTTATCGAATCGCACAGACTGAGGCGCCCCTAAGCGAGGTGCTTGCAGCCGGAATGATTCTTAAATCCGGCTGGAGAGGTGAAAGTGCATTCATTGACCCAATGTGTGGATCTGGTACAATTTTAATTGAGGCGGCAATGATTGCTTTGGGTATTCCTCCCGGAATTCACCGTCCAAGTTTTGCATTTGAGAAATGGAGCGACTTTGATAAAGATCTTTTTAGTGAGATATATAATGATGATTCCGGCAACAGAGAGATGAAATATCCTATTATTGGATCTGATATCTCATCTAAAGCGATTTCAATTGCAGAGAAGAATATAAGGAATGCTGGTCTCAAGAATTATATCGAATTAAGTGTTAGGCCTTTACAGCAATATACCGAAGCTCCTGCAGAAACAGGAATTATAATAACGAACCCTCCATATGGCGAGCGTATAAAAGTGGATGAGCTGGATGAACTTTACTCAATGATAGGTGAACGATTCAAACATGTTTTTGCAGGCTACAGGGCATATATTCTCAGTTATCGTAAAGAGTCGTTCGATGCAGTCGGATTAAAGCATTCCAGGCGCTTTTTTCTATACAACGGACCACTGGAATGTGAAATGCGGGAGTATGAAATATTCTCAGGAAAGCGAAAAGAGCTCCCAAAGGAAAAAAGAGATCATTCCAGACAAGGTAGAAAAGACAACTATCATAATGAGCGAAACTCAAGAGAGGGATATCGTCGTTCAAGACGCTCTGAAAAGGGGGAGGATGAGCAAGGCAGAACCGACTTCAGCAGTCAGAGAAGAGAAGGCAGTCACGGAAGAGAGGATAAATCCGTAAGAGAAAATAGGCCCTGGAGAGAGGATAGACCAAAAAGGGAAAACAAAACAGGCAGACCCGGAGAGGGAGGCCGTTCATTTGATGCCAGGAGTAAAGACAAACCCGGAAAGAGTAATGGAGAAAAAAGAGGCTCCTTTTCTGGCAGAAGCTCCAGATCTGATTCAGGCAAGAGTCCCCGATCCTTTAAACCTAAGAAAAAAGATTAA
- a CDS encoding glycoside hydrolase family 10 protein, translating into MNRKLLFVCLCAITILLSSCGTSKSTLAYQSDSAPKREFRGAWIQTVGQSRYSQMNSAAMKHYLSEMVRKLDEAGVNAVIFQIRPEADAFYKSDLEPWSRFLTGQQGKAPDDPEFDPLAFIIEECHKRGMELHAWLNPYRVKTNITNSLANNHIFYRYPERFVQYGNQLFFDPGLPENRTFICEVVRDIVTRYDVDAIHMDDYFYPYPIAGEPFPDDKSFMQFAASQGFSPSQRSDWRRNNVNLLIQQIKLTIAGTKPWVRFGISPFGIYRNKRNDPNGSDTNGLQNYDDLYADIKLWVEKGWIDYNLPQLYWEIGHSAADYTTLLNWWSINNFGQHLYIGQDLKRSIDRNELNTKIDQTRRLPMVHGNCYWYGYQILDNFAGVAEILKNDIHSSKSLIPAYTHMHDGKPKKVSKISNVYTEDMHFLTWEHNRDSSNPETAQKFVIYRFRDKEKIDINRAENIVDITPDNFLLLPYEGGESRCTYVVTALDAFGNESKVRKIKVKL; encoded by the coding sequence ATGAATAGAAAATTATTATTTGTCTGCTTGTGTGCAATCACAATCCTTCTTTCTTCCTGTGGTACTTCTAAGAGTACACTTGCTTATCAGTCCGACTCAGCACCTAAAAGAGAGTTTAGGGGAGCATGGATACAAACCGTGGGGCAATCACGTTATAGTCAGATGAACAGTGCTGCTATGAAGCATTATTTATCAGAAATGGTAAGAAAACTTGATGAAGCAGGGGTTAATGCAGTAATATTTCAAATACGTCCCGAAGCAGATGCCTTTTACAAGTCTGATCTTGAACCGTGGAGCAGATTTCTTACAGGGCAGCAGGGTAAAGCTCCTGATGACCCTGAATTTGATCCACTTGCCTTTATAATAGAAGAGTGTCATAAGCGAGGTATGGAACTTCATGCATGGCTTAATCCATACAGGGTAAAGACAAACATCACCAATTCTCTTGCCAATAATCATATTTTTTACAGATATCCTGAGAGATTTGTACAATATGGTAACCAGTTGTTTTTTGATCCGGGTCTTCCCGAAAACAGAACTTTTATTTGTGAAGTGGTTAGAGATATAGTTACACGTTATGATGTAGATGCAATTCATATGGATGACTATTTTTACCCATATCCTATTGCAGGTGAACCTTTCCCTGATGATAAAAGTTTTATGCAGTTTGCTGCCTCTCAAGGTTTCTCCCCATCCCAGAGGAGCGATTGGCGCCGCAACAACGTAAACCTTCTTATTCAGCAGATTAAACTAACAATTGCCGGCACTAAGCCTTGGGTCCGTTTTGGAATCAGTCCTTTTGGAATTTACCGAAATAAGAGAAATGATCCAAACGGTAGTGATACAAATGGGTTGCAAAACTATGATGATCTTTATGCTGATATAAAACTATGGGTTGAGAAGGGATGGATAGATTACAATTTGCCTCAGTTATATTGGGAAATTGGTCACTCTGCAGCTGACTACACAACCTTGCTTAATTGGTGGAGTATAAACAACTTTGGGCAGCATCTCTATATTGGTCAGGATCTTAAAAGGAGTATCGACAGAAATGAGCTTAACACAAAAATAGATCAAACAAGGAGATTGCCAATGGTTCATGGCAACTGCTACTGGTATGGTTATCAGATTCTTGATAATTTTGCCGGTGTTGCAGAAATACTTAAGAATGATATCCATAGTTCAAAGTCATTAATCCCTGCATATACTCATATGCATGATGGCAAACCCAAAAAGGTTAGTAAAATCTCTAATGTTTATACCGAGGATATGCATTTTCTTACCTGGGAGCATAACAGGGACAGTTCAAATCCGGAAACAGCACAGAAATTTGTGATATATCGCTTCCGTGATAAAGAGAAAATAGATATAAACAGAGCAGAAAATATTGTAGATATAACACCGGATAATTTCTTACTACTGCCATATGAGGGAGGAGAAAGCAGATGCACCTATGTGGTAACTGCCTTAGATGCTTTTGGAAATGAGTCAAAAGTCAGAAAAATTAAAGTAAAGCTATAA
- a CDS encoding PaaI family thioesterase: MSETNNLMETLGITFTHLSSGKVEAVMPVTKSVCQPFGILHGGATIALAESVAGQGSLFLCTQDEKPAGTQVSCNHLSAVKEGDTVHATGTILHLGKTTHLWNIDITTSGGRLVSSVRVLNTILK; this comes from the coding sequence ATGAGCGAAACTAATAATTTGATGGAGACACTGGGAATTACATTCACACATCTGTCCAGTGGAAAAGTAGAGGCTGTTATGCCCGTCACTAAAAGTGTATGTCAGCCATTTGGTATATTGCATGGAGGTGCAACTATTGCACTGGCAGAATCTGTTGCAGGCCAGGGTTCACTTTTTTTATGCACTCAGGATGAAAAGCCTGCAGGTACACAGGTGAGCTGTAATCATTTATCTGCAGTAAAAGAGGGAGATACTGTTCATGCCACCGGAACAATATTACATTTAGGCAAAACTACCCATTTATGGAATATAGATATTACCACTTCGGGTGGTAGATTAGTTTCATCTGTAAGGGTTTTAAACACCATACTAAAATAA
- a CDS encoding o-succinylbenzoate synthase codes for MFKIEIVPYTLKFKNPAGTSRGVYIDHKVWYIIFKNCNNPSHIGIGECAPLPDLSCDYSDEYEQQLKSFCKTVEEKQLVDSASLKNYPSILFGLETAMRHYQQQSWQLWDTRFSRGEEGIKINGLIWMGDFSEMKSRIEAALEKGFRCIKLKIGAIDFNKEIELLKYIRQQFTPEELELRVDANGGFSYHDVLVKLNQLAELNIHSIEQPIKAGLQKDMSYLCRNSLIPIALDEELIGINSYVEKKSLLTTINPQYIILKPSLHGGISGCEEWISIAEELGIGYWITSALESNIGLNSISQWCSTLNISIPQGLGTGSLYLNNTPLPLEIKGEYLWFDPEGSFPGINKIING; via the coding sequence ATGTTTAAAATAGAAATTGTACCATATACATTAAAGTTTAAAAACCCTGCCGGCACTTCGCGTGGGGTTTATATTGATCATAAGGTATGGTACATTATTTTTAAAAACTGTAACAACCCATCACACATTGGTATAGGTGAATGTGCTCCACTACCCGATTTAAGCTGCGATTACAGTGATGAGTATGAACAGCAGCTGAAATCGTTTTGCAAGACAGTTGAAGAAAAACAGTTAGTCGACTCAGCCAGCCTTAAAAACTACCCCTCCATTCTTTTTGGTCTGGAAACAGCTATGCGTCATTATCAGCAGCAATCATGGCAGCTCTGGGATACACGTTTCAGCAGAGGAGAAGAGGGAATAAAAATAAATGGTCTAATCTGGATGGGTGACTTCTCTGAGATGAAGAGCAGAATAGAAGCTGCTTTAGAAAAAGGATTCAGATGTATAAAACTGAAAATAGGAGCTATTGATTTCAATAAGGAGATTGAGTTGTTAAAGTATATACGTCAACAATTCACCCCTGAAGAACTGGAACTTAGAGTTGATGCAAACGGAGGATTCAGTTATCATGATGTATTAGTCAAGTTAAATCAACTCGCCGAATTGAATATTCATTCAATTGAACAGCCTATAAAGGCAGGACTTCAGAAAGATATGTCTTACCTGTGCCGGAATTCTTTAATCCCTATTGCATTGGACGAAGAGCTAATTGGAATAAACAGCTATGTGGAGAAAAAGAGTTTACTTACCACTATCAATCCGCAATATATTATCCTTAAACCCTCTCTGCATGGAGGCATAAGCGGTTGTGAAGAGTGGATTTCCATTGCTGAAGAGCTTGGAATAGGTTATTGGATAACTTCAGCATTGGAATCAAATATCGGACTTAATTCAATATCTCAATGGTGCTCAACACTCAACATCAGCATACCACAAGGATTGGGGACAGGATCTTTATACTTGAACAATACACCTTTGCCATTAGAAATTAAGGGAGAATATTTATGGTTTGATCCGGAAGGAAGTTTCCCCGGAATAAATAAAATTATAAATGGATAA
- a CDS encoding AMP-binding protein — MDKIKISGKIFYREDFMGAEMPLYFKSSGFLEQIYTFLNEWFSLDNRIKLFTSGSTGKPKEIIVDKQKMIESAAMTCEYFKLKENDRALLCLSTEYIAGKMMLVRAIYCGMHIYPVTPNGNPLREVSSSFDFAAMVPLQVYNSLNSEKERIRLSQISNIIIGGGAIDKELEEDLKLLPNSLFSTYGMTETLSHIAIRKINGEGVSDFYTPLSGVNLKLSDNSTLIIDAPKISDAPIVTNDIVELRDDATFRVIGRVDNIINTGGIKVQAEEVEDTLQPYLKGNYAISSVPHTKLGEAVVLIVDNIDDKYQAEEYVNKILPRYQQPLYIINVESIPMTGNGKIDRKSLKKLAELNIEL; from the coding sequence ATGGATAAGATTAAGATCTCAGGGAAGATTTTTTACAGGGAAGATTTCATGGGAGCAGAGATGCCACTCTACTTTAAAAGCTCAGGTTTCCTTGAGCAGATATACACTTTCCTGAATGAGTGGTTTTCTTTGGATAATAGAATAAAGCTTTTTACTTCAGGATCAACAGGAAAACCCAAAGAGATCATAGTAGACAAACAAAAAATGATTGAAAGTGCTGCTATGACCTGTGAATACTTTAAGCTGAAAGAGAATGACAGGGCTCTGCTCTGTCTTTCTACTGAATATATTGCAGGTAAGATGATGCTTGTGCGTGCAATCTACTGCGGTATGCATATATATCCTGTAACACCAAACGGTAACCCTTTGAGAGAGGTATCATCATCATTTGATTTTGCAGCAATGGTTCCTTTACAGGTATATAACTCACTTAATTCTGAGAAAGAGAGAATACGACTAAGTCAGATTAGCAATATAATAATTGGTGGCGGTGCTATTGATAAAGAACTGGAAGAGGATTTAAAGTTACTTCCCAACTCTCTCTTTTCTACTTATGGCATGACAGAAACATTATCACACATTGCTATTAGAAAGATAAATGGAGAGGGTGTATCAGATTTCTACACCCCACTTTCGGGAGTGAATCTGAAGTTGTCCGACAACAGTACACTTATTATTGATGCACCAAAAATATCTGATGCTCCTATTGTAACTAATGACATTGTTGAACTTCGGGATGACGCCACCTTCAGGGTTATAGGCAGAGTTGACAATATAATCAACACTGGCGGGATAAAGGTTCAGGCTGAAGAGGTTGAAGATACCCTTCAACCGTATCTAAAAGGTAACTATGCAATCAGTTCTGTACCTCACACTAAATTAGGTGAAGCAGTTGTACTGATTGTTGATAATATTGATGATAAATATCAGGCAGAAGAGTATGTAAATAAAATACTGCCTCGATATCAGCAGCCTCTGTATATAATCAATGTGGAGTCAATACCTATGACTGGCAATGGCAAGATTGACCGTAAATCGTTGAAAAAACTTGCTGAATTAAATATAGAGCTATAA
- the dut gene encoding dUTP diphosphatase translates to MEIKIVNRSRHSLPDYATIHSAGMDLRANLENPVVLKPLERSLIPTGIYIQLPNGYEAQIRPRSGLAIKHGISIVNAPGTIDADYRGEIKVILANLSNEDFTINDGERICQMIVAKHERVEWVEVDELDETERGDGGFGHTGKK, encoded by the coding sequence ATGGAAATTAAAATAGTAAACAGGTCTCGACACTCTTTACCCGATTATGCAACAATTCACTCTGCCGGTATGGATTTGAGAGCAAACCTGGAAAATCCTGTTGTATTGAAACCTTTAGAAAGATCACTTATACCAACAGGTATTTATATTCAGCTGCCAAATGGATATGAAGCACAGATACGGCCACGAAGTGGACTTGCAATTAAGCATGGTATAAGCATTGTAAATGCCCCGGGCACAATAGATGCAGATTACCGAGGAGAGATTAAAGTCATTTTGGCTAATCTTTCAAATGAGGATTTTACAATAAACGATGGCGAGAGGATATGCCAAATGATAGTTGCCAAACATGAACGAGTTGAGTGGGTTGAAGTTGATGAGCTTGATGAGACCGAGAGAGGTGACGGAGGTTTTGGACATACGGGGAAAAAATAA
- a CDS encoding isochorismate synthase: MTLKNSYQKLDSLIENDACFAIYRLPNESSPKFVMQNNGEIKHFYDIEELEENRGFVIAPYKIKKETPVLIIRPDCTNLNDAVIPDRQNPGVGSERFKLDNINRNDYNRLFDLFYMPLKDGTLKKVVLSRSKSFARNRNFSPGASFYKAMEKYKNSYVFLFHTPISGTWLGSTPEILLSGRGNSWHTVALAGTQYQVKEKISWDDKNLREQHLVTSYLLNQLSSFNIKPEINGPYTTKAANLAHLKTDLDFTLPENVGLGKLIKSLHPTPAVSGLPKEEAFGYIDMYEGYDRRYYTGFIGMMNKSSDTNLYVNLRCMEIGKSLLTLFAGSGLVTSSNSRDEWKETEQKLKTMASIC; this comes from the coding sequence ATGACCTTAAAGAACAGTTACCAAAAATTAGATTCACTTATAGAAAACGATGCCTGTTTTGCAATTTACAGGCTGCCTAACGAGTCATCGCCAAAGTTTGTAATGCAGAATAATGGTGAGATAAAACATTTCTATGATATAGAAGAGTTAGAAGAAAACAGAGGGTTTGTTATAGCTCCTTACAAGATAAAAAAAGAAACACCTGTTCTTATTATAAGACCTGATTGTACTAACTTAAATGATGCGGTAATTCCCGACAGACAAAATCCTGGAGTCGGATCAGAAAGATTCAAGCTTGACAACATTAACAGAAACGATTATAACAGACTGTTCGACCTGTTTTATATGCCATTGAAAGATGGGACTTTAAAAAAGGTGGTACTATCTCGTAGTAAGTCATTTGCCAGAAACAGAAACTTTTCTCCCGGAGCAAGTTTTTACAAGGCAATGGAAAAATATAAAAATTCCTACGTGTTTCTTTTCCACACTCCGATAAGCGGAACATGGCTGGGAAGTACACCGGAGATTCTGCTCTCAGGCAGGGGTAACTCATGGCATACTGTAGCACTTGCAGGAACTCAGTATCAGGTAAAAGAAAAAATATCGTGGGATGATAAAAACCTGAGAGAGCAGCATCTGGTAACATCATATCTTCTGAATCAGCTTTCATCCTTTAATATAAAACCCGAGATAAATGGTCCATATACCACAAAAGCTGCTAATCTTGCGCATTTGAAGACCGACCTTGATTTTACTTTACCTGAGAATGTTGGTCTGGGGAAGCTTATAAAATCACTTCATCCAACACCTGCAGTTTCAGGGTTGCCCAAAGAGGAGGCATTCGGATATATTGACATGTATGAAGGATATGATCGCCGATATTACACCGGATTTATAGGGATGATGAACAAAAGCTCTGATACAAACTTATATGTAAACCTAAGATGCATGGAAATAGGGAAAAGTTTGCTTACTTTGTTTGCCGGAAGTGGATTAGTTACCTCCTCAAACAGCAGAGATGAGTGGAAGGAGACGGAGCAAAAACTTAAAACAATGGCTAGTATTTGTTAA